One Helicobacter ganmani genomic region harbors:
- a CDS encoding CZB domain-containing protein yields MEQLGAQNEVLEHINQSAEQIYVDTDKILTITFVGLIKLDHLFFKINGYRAIFNEDMEAKFAGHHDCRLGKWYDTGTGKQLFSQYASYPKIEPPHQGVHDNIIAGHALMLQHGNAHDCLEEIYKYFQAAELASDDVVKYLDGLCEEKLATLV; encoded by the coding sequence ATGGAGCAACTAGGCGCGCAAAACGAAGTATTGGAACACATCAACCAGTCTGCAGAACAAATCTATGTAGATACAGACAAAATTCTCACAATTACTTTTGTTGGTTTAATTAAGTTAGACCACTTGTTTTTCAAAATCAATGGGTATAGAGCAATTTTCAACGAGGATATGGAAGCGAAGTTTGCAGGACATCACGACTGCCGTTTGGGTAAATGGTATGATACAGGAACAGGCAAACAACTCTTCTCACAATATGCAAGTTATCCGAAAATTGAACCACCACATCAAGGAGTCCATGATAATATCATTGCAGGACACGCACTAATGTTACAGCACGGCAATGCACACGATTGCTTAGAGGAGATTTATAAATATTTCCAAGCTGCAGAATTGGCAAGTGATGATGTTGTGAAATATTTAGATGGGCTTTGTGAAGAAAAATTAGCCACTTTGGTATAG